Proteins encoded together in one Synechococcus sp. A15-62 window:
- the accB gene encoding acetyl-CoA carboxylase biotin carboxyl carrier protein, translating to MTMQLDHEQLHRLLEALGESDIQEFRLEGDDFRLEIRRNLPAQAVMAPVMPAPVAAAAPAPVASSEPAAAPPASTATRSDLLEVTAPMVGTFYRAPAPGEPAFVEVGSRINVGQTVCILEAMKLMNELESEVGGEVVEILVDNGTPVEFGQVLMRVKPA from the coding sequence ATGACCATGCAGCTGGATCACGAACAACTGCACCGCCTGCTGGAGGCGCTCGGGGAGAGCGATATCCAGGAGTTCCGGCTGGAAGGGGATGACTTCCGTCTGGAAATCCGTCGCAACCTGCCGGCTCAGGCCGTCATGGCCCCGGTCATGCCCGCCCCGGTTGCTGCTGCTGCACCAGCGCCCGTTGCGTCCTCCGAGCCCGCAGCTGCGCCGCCTGCATCCACCGCAACCCGCAGTGACCTGCTCGAAGTCACGGCTCCCATGGTGGGCACCTTCTATCGCGCTCCCGCTCCGGGTGAACCCGCTTTTGTTGAGGTGGGTAGTCGGATCAACGTCGGCCAGACCGTCTGCATTCTTGAGGCGATGAAGCTGATGAATGAGCTGGAGTCTGAGGTTGGCGGTGAAGTGGTGGAGATCCTGGTGGACAACGGCACCCCCGTTGAATTCGGTCAGGTGCTGATGCGGGTTAAGCCGGCCTGA
- a CDS encoding peptidylprolyl isomerase, producing the protein MVHQRLNAVLAVLISFALITIAAPAWAALPQGNAVKDPAAILRDALPFDQDDIRELQHRLELTSDDLRAKRWTALGKTVSRTESLLNTRRDTILNAVPEAKRGTAEALFESVDQGLEDLKEKVKATDKPGFIADRRRTLRCIGDVEALLVPDGFEREIPAEFDALPRLQGRATLSVSTTQGELTTVVDGYNAPLTAGAFVDLALKGFYDGLPFIRAEDFYVLQSGDPKGPEIGYVDPKTKQERHVPLEIRVPGEDDTIYNETFEDVGLFMATPTLPFATLGTLGWAHSDQALDDGSSQFFMFLYEAELTPAGLNLVDGRNAAFGYVMDGFDVLEELGVDDRITAVKVIEGAEQLKAHA; encoded by the coding sequence TTGGTCCATCAGCGTTTGAACGCCGTCCTTGCTGTTCTGATCAGCTTTGCTCTGATCACAATCGCCGCCCCTGCCTGGGCCGCATTGCCCCAGGGCAATGCTGTGAAGGACCCTGCCGCGATTCTTCGGGACGCGCTTCCCTTCGATCAGGACGACATCCGCGAACTGCAGCATCGGCTGGAACTCACCAGTGACGATCTGCGGGCCAAACGCTGGACAGCCCTCGGCAAGACAGTGTCACGCACTGAATCGCTGCTCAACACCCGCCGCGACACCATCCTGAACGCGGTCCCTGAAGCCAAGCGCGGTACGGCTGAAGCACTGTTTGAGAGCGTGGATCAGGGGCTTGAAGACCTAAAAGAGAAGGTCAAAGCCACCGACAAACCAGGCTTTATCGCCGATCGACGCCGGACGCTGCGCTGCATCGGTGATGTGGAGGCTCTGCTGGTTCCCGACGGCTTTGAACGGGAGATCCCCGCAGAATTCGACGCCCTGCCGAGGCTGCAGGGACGCGCCACCCTCAGCGTGAGCACCACCCAGGGGGAGCTGACCACCGTGGTGGATGGCTACAACGCCCCACTCACCGCAGGTGCCTTCGTCGATCTCGCCCTCAAGGGCTTCTATGACGGCCTGCCATTCATCCGGGCCGAGGATTTCTACGTGCTCCAGAGCGGTGATCCGAAAGGGCCGGAGATCGGCTACGTGGATCCAAAGACCAAGCAGGAGCGCCATGTGCCCCTGGAGATCCGCGTACCAGGCGAAGACGACACGATCTACAACGAAACCTTTGAAGACGTGGGCCTGTTCATGGCCACACCGACCCTTCCGTTCGCGACCCTGGGCACCCTTGGCTGGGCCCATTCAGACCAGGCCCTGGACGACGGATCCTCGCAGTTCTTCATGTTTCTCTACGAGGCGGAGCTCACCCCGGCTGGTCTGAACCTCGTGGATGGCCGCAATGCAGCCTTCGGCTACGTGATGGATGGGTTCGATGTTCTGGAGGAATTGGGCGTCGATGACCGGATCACCGCCGTGAAGGTGATCGAGGGAGCGGAGCAACTCAAAGCCCACGCATGA
- the murB gene encoding UDP-N-acetylmuramate dehydrogenase, translated as MTQCDARLPQARVKLADYTTWRVGGAAEWLAEPASLEETQAWIEWAAHQGMPCRVIGAGSNLLIHDDGLPGLSLCLRKLQGLQLDATTGTVEVLAGEPIPSMARRAARAGLHGLEWSVGIPGTAGGAAVMNAGAQGGCTAEWLESVRVMPLEGGNCFELQRDQLDFAYRHSRLQKDNLVVLSARFRLQPGHDPDELKRVTTANLSHRTTTQPYQQPSCGSVFRNPEPLKAGRLIEEQGLKGTRIGGAEISTVHANFIVNTGNAQAKDIAQLIHLVQDRIEAEHGIRLHTEVKRLGFASAA; from the coding sequence ATGACCCAGTGCGATGCCCGCCTGCCGCAGGCCCGAGTCAAGCTGGCGGACTACACCACCTGGCGGGTGGGAGGAGCAGCCGAATGGCTAGCCGAACCCGCCAGCCTTGAGGAAACCCAGGCCTGGATCGAATGGGCCGCTCACCAGGGCATGCCCTGCCGCGTCATCGGAGCTGGGTCGAACCTGCTGATTCACGATGACGGCCTGCCGGGGCTCTCGCTCTGTCTGCGCAAACTTCAGGGGCTGCAGCTTGATGCCACCACGGGGACCGTGGAGGTGCTCGCCGGCGAACCGATCCCATCAATGGCAAGACGCGCTGCCCGCGCTGGATTGCATGGTCTGGAGTGGTCGGTTGGCATCCCGGGAACCGCTGGCGGTGCGGCTGTGATGAATGCAGGAGCCCAGGGAGGCTGCACAGCGGAATGGCTGGAGTCGGTCCGGGTCATGCCCCTGGAGGGGGGCAACTGCTTTGAGCTGCAGCGGGATCAACTGGACTTCGCCTACCGGCACAGCCGTCTTCAAAAGGACAACCTCGTGGTGTTGTCGGCACGGTTCCGCTTGCAGCCCGGTCACGATCCGGATGAACTGAAGCGGGTCACCACGGCGAACCTCAGTCACCGCACCACCACGCAGCCCTACCAACAACCCAGCTGCGGCAGTGTCTTCCGCAATCCCGAACCGCTCAAGGCCGGACGGCTGATCGAAGAGCAGGGGCTGAAGGGAACCCGGATCGGCGGCGCCGAAATCTCAACCGTGCATGCCAATTTCATCGTCAACACCGGTAATGCCCAGGCGAAGGACATCGCCCAGTTGATCCACCTGGTGCAGGACCGCATCGAAGCCGAACACGGAATCCGTCTGCACACCGAAGTGAAGCGGCTGGGATTCGCTTCGGCGGCTTAA
- the pdxA gene encoding 4-hydroxythreonine-4-phosphate dehydrogenase PdxA, which translates to MGPHDSTNPRHELVIALGDPAGIGMEVVLKALASPTLPPELQPLLVGCRRTLISTHARLQRQTSHPLADPAALRIDDQPLKASVQPGQPTTGGADAGFRWLTRAVELLQERGSRALVTAPIAKHLWHAAGHRYPGQTERLAELAGRQRSSMLFTAVSPTSGWRLNTLLATTHIPLNQVPEALTPDLVHHKLNVLEGFCRRFTSTPRLRIAGLNPHAGEAGQLGQEEAEWLLPLLDQWRKEHPQVQLEGPVPPDTCWISAARAWQMPNQAGPDGILALYHDQGLIPVKLLAFDAAVNTTLELPFLRTSPDHGTAFDIAAQGIASPESTTAAIQAAWDLS; encoded by the coding sequence ATGGGCCCCCACGATTCAACGAACCCTAGGCATGAGCTGGTGATCGCTCTCGGCGATCCCGCGGGCATCGGCATGGAAGTGGTGCTGAAGGCCCTCGCCTCACCCACGCTCCCCCCGGAGCTCCAACCCCTGCTGGTGGGTTGCCGACGCACGTTGATCAGCACCCACGCGCGACTGCAGCGGCAAACGAGCCACCCCCTTGCCGACCCTGCAGCCCTCAGAATCGACGACCAACCACTGAAGGCGAGCGTTCAGCCAGGACAACCCACCACTGGCGGGGCCGATGCGGGGTTTCGCTGGCTCACCCGCGCCGTGGAACTGCTGCAGGAACGAGGGTCCCGCGCCCTGGTCACCGCCCCCATTGCCAAACACCTCTGGCATGCGGCCGGCCATCGCTATCCCGGGCAGACCGAACGGCTGGCTGAGTTGGCTGGACGCCAGCGCTCCTCAATGCTGTTCACCGCCGTCTCTCCAACCAGCGGCTGGCGCCTGAACACCTTGCTGGCCACCACCCACATCCCCCTCAACCAGGTCCCTGAGGCGCTGACCCCAGACCTGGTGCATCACAAACTGAACGTGCTGGAGGGGTTCTGTCGACGCTTCACGAGCACACCACGTCTGCGCATTGCCGGCCTGAATCCCCATGCCGGTGAAGCCGGTCAGCTGGGCCAAGAAGAAGCCGAATGGCTGCTGCCGCTGCTGGATCAATGGCGGAAGGAGCATCCTCAGGTGCAGCTGGAGGGACCCGTACCTCCCGACACCTGCTGGATCAGCGCTGCTCGCGCTTGGCAGATGCCAAACCAGGCAGGGCCCGACGGGATCCTGGCCCTGTATCACGACCAGGGGCTCATTCCCGTGAAGCTGCTGGCCTTCGACGCTGCGGTGAACACCACCTTGGAACTGCCGTTCCTGCGCACCTCTCCCGACCATGGCACCGCCTTCGACATTGCAGCCCAAGGCATCGCCAGCCCTGAAAGCACAACGGCGGCCATTCAGGCCGCCTGGGACCTGAGCTGA
- the thiL gene encoding thiamine-phosphate kinase has protein sequence MRPTLAELTEAELLRRLARFAPPDQLSDDTAALAADARPLLINTDVLVDGIHFSDATTTAMDVGWRAVAANLSDLAASGAIDIDGITVALVAPGHTRWDWVDGVYQGISAALGQYGGVLLGGDCSKGEQRLLSITALGRLGPLRLHRNAARPGDVLVTSGPHGLSRLGLALLQDDPSVRDIALCSNLRNQAIARHQRPTPRLKNVQQLLACKPKHLPWRAGGTDSSDGLLSAVAGLCSSSGCGAVLHNDQLPTAEGWPEGAQWTDWCLAGGEDFELVLSLPEAWADVWQRCVPESQRIGQINAEAGVIRWAHNHEQVDNSGFDHFGQS, from the coding sequence ATGAGACCGACCCTGGCGGAGCTGACTGAAGCGGAGCTGCTCAGGCGGCTGGCGCGCTTCGCTCCGCCCGATCAGCTCAGTGACGACACCGCAGCCCTGGCCGCCGACGCCCGGCCGCTGCTGATCAACACTGACGTTCTGGTGGATGGCATCCATTTCAGCGATGCCACCACAACCGCCATGGATGTGGGCTGGCGCGCGGTTGCCGCCAACCTGTCCGACTTGGCCGCCAGTGGTGCCATCGACATCGATGGAATCACCGTGGCCCTGGTCGCCCCAGGCCACACCCGTTGGGACTGGGTGGACGGGGTGTATCAAGGCATCAGTGCCGCCTTGGGGCAGTACGGCGGCGTTCTGCTGGGAGGTGACTGCTCCAAAGGAGAGCAGAGGCTGCTCTCGATCACGGCACTCGGCCGACTCGGACCCCTGCGTCTGCATCGCAACGCAGCCCGCCCTGGCGATGTGCTGGTCACCAGTGGGCCCCATGGGCTCAGCAGACTGGGCCTTGCCCTCCTGCAGGACGATCCAAGCGTGCGTGACATCGCATTGTGCTCAAACCTGCGGAACCAGGCAATCGCACGCCACCAACGCCCGACACCACGTCTGAAGAACGTCCAGCAGCTACTGGCCTGCAAACCGAAGCATCTGCCCTGGCGGGCTGGGGGAACCGACAGCAGCGACGGACTGCTCTCTGCCGTTGCAGGTCTCTGCAGCAGCAGCGGCTGCGGAGCGGTGCTGCACAACGACCAGCTTCCAACGGCCGAAGGCTGGCCTGAGGGAGCTCAATGGACGGATTGGTGCCTCGCCGGAGGAGAGGACTTTGAGTTGGTGCTGAGCCTTCCGGAGGCCTGGGCCGATGTGTGGCAGCGATGCGTCCCCGAAAGCCAGCGCATCGGCCAAATCAATGCAGAAGCGGGCGTCATCCGCTGGGCCCACAACCACGAACAAGTGGACAATAGCGGATTTGATCACTTCGGCCAGTCCTGA
- a CDS encoding HNH endonuclease: MHSRDAVFLDELCPKLRVRRWRQSLHTFTGQSCIYCGKPSESIDHIHPQAKGGSSVTENCVPACLSCNGRKSDADVFDWYRRQRFYDPRRAMAIRAWMDGDLRLAVRLLQWAQPEHPINEPDDISIAAQAA, from the coding sequence ATGCATAGCAGGGACGCGGTTTTTCTCGACGAACTCTGTCCCAAATTGCGCGTTCGGAGATGGCGACAGTCTCTTCACACTTTTACCGGCCAAAGTTGCATTTACTGCGGCAAACCTTCCGAATCAATTGATCACATTCACCCCCAGGCCAAAGGGGGTTCAAGTGTTACCGAAAATTGTGTGCCGGCCTGCTTGTCCTGCAACGGACGCAAATCTGACGCCGACGTTTTCGACTGGTACCGGCGACAGCGCTTTTATGACCCACGTCGCGCCATGGCGATTCGGGCCTGGATGGATGGCGACCTGCGACTCGCCGTTCGCCTGCTGCAATGGGCCCAACCGGAACACCCCATCAACGAGCCGGACGATATCTCGATTGCGGCTCAGGCTGCCTGA
- a CDS encoding SDR family oxidoreductase: MLADLVKRSLPLSADSKLLVLGGGYSGRCLAGLARALGTPVLCTRRSLDSAEADLLFDSNGQDQLNPAALNGVTHLLSTIPPDRDGNDPVLLKLLPTLVNLPLRWAGYLSTTGVYGDRQGGWVSEHDDPAPGLDRSMRRLNCEKAWLHSGLPIQILRLPGIYGPGRSVLNGLEQGRARLIDKPGQVFCRIHVEDIAGACWHLMHRAEQGVPASPGNGSIVNVVDDLPAPTAELMRHAADLLGCALPPLEPFDQIVESMSPMAQSFWSENRRVSNHKLCHELGYALLHPNYRVGLQDCLNQDKLNSPDLGSPPRSANG, encoded by the coding sequence ATGCTTGCTGATCTTGTCAAGCGGTCACTGCCGCTGTCGGCTGACAGCAAGCTGTTGGTGCTGGGCGGCGGATACAGCGGACGTTGTCTGGCCGGCCTGGCCCGAGCCCTGGGAACACCGGTGCTCTGCACCCGCCGCTCCCTCGACTCTGCCGAGGCTGATCTGCTCTTCGACAGCAACGGTCAAGACCAGCTCAACCCTGCTGCCCTGAACGGCGTCACCCATCTGCTGTCGACCATCCCCCCGGATCGCGACGGCAACGATCCAGTCTTGTTGAAGCTGCTGCCAACGCTCGTAAACCTGCCGCTGCGCTGGGCGGGCTATCTATCCACCACAGGGGTTTACGGCGATCGTCAGGGCGGTTGGGTGTCGGAGCATGACGACCCGGCGCCGGGGCTGGATCGCAGCATGCGCCGCCTGAACTGCGAAAAAGCTTGGTTGCACTCAGGTCTGCCGATCCAGATTCTGCGTCTGCCAGGCATCTATGGCCCGGGCCGATCAGTGCTAAACGGCTTGGAGCAAGGGCGTGCCCGCTTGATCGACAAGCCCGGCCAGGTGTTCTGCCGCATCCACGTAGAAGACATCGCAGGAGCCTGCTGGCACCTCATGCATCGCGCTGAACAAGGGGTTCCAGCAAGCCCAGGAAATGGGAGCATCGTGAATGTGGTGGATGACCTGCCCGCTCCCACCGCCGAACTGATGCGACATGCCGCAGACCTGTTGGGTTGTGCTTTGCCACCGCTCGAACCGTTCGACCAGATCGTGGAGAGCATGAGTCCGATGGCTCAGTCGTTCTGGAGCGAGAACCGCCGCGTCAGCAACCACAAGCTCTGTCACGAGCTCGGTTATGCATTGCTGCACCCGAACTACCGCGTCGGGCTGCAGGATTGCCTGAACCAGGACAAACTCAATTCGCCTGACCTGGGTTCTCCCCCTCGATCAGCCAACGGTTGA
- the efp gene encoding elongation factor P, giving the protein MISSNDFRTGTTIEIDGAVWRVVEFLHVKPGKGSAFVRTKLKAVKSGNVVEKTFRAGEMLPQAMLEKSSLQHTYMEGEDYVFMDMATYEETRLSADQIGESRKYLKEGMEVNVVSWNDTPLEVELPNSVVLEIKETDPGVKGDTATGGTKPAILETGAQVMVPLFLSVGEKIKVDTRNDSYLGRENG; this is encoded by the coding sequence ATGATCTCCAGTAACGACTTCCGCACCGGCACCACGATTGAGATCGATGGGGCCGTTTGGCGCGTTGTCGAGTTCTTGCACGTCAAGCCCGGCAAGGGATCTGCCTTCGTGCGCACCAAGCTCAAGGCGGTGAAATCCGGGAACGTGGTGGAGAAAACCTTCCGCGCCGGGGAGATGCTTCCCCAGGCGATGTTGGAGAAATCCTCGCTTCAGCACACTTATATGGAAGGTGAGGACTATGTCTTCATGGACATGGCCACCTATGAGGAGACCCGCCTCAGCGCCGACCAGATTGGTGAGAGCCGCAAATATCTCAAGGAGGGCATGGAGGTGAACGTGGTGTCCTGGAACGACACCCCCCTCGAGGTTGAACTGCCCAACTCCGTGGTTCTGGAGATCAAAGAAACCGATCCTGGCGTCAAAGGCGATACCGCCACCGGTGGCACCAAGCCCGCCATTCTTGAAACCGGTGCACAAGTGATGGTGCCGCTCTTCCTTTCTGTGGGAGAAAAGATCAAAGTGGACACCCGCAACGACAGCTACCTCGGGCGCGAAAACGGATGA
- the murC gene encoding UDP-N-acetylmuramate--L-alanine ligase, with product MPRLFDRQTPVHFIGVGGIGMSALARILVDRGHSVSGSDPSDNATTQQLKTLGVKVFRQQDATCIDALTGATATGSPVVVISTAIPESNPELQRARQQGLEIWHRSDLLAALIEQQPSIAVAGSHGKTTTSTLITTLLLEADQDPTAVIGGIVPSLGSNGHSGQGKLLVAEADESDGSLVKFCPSLGVITNLELDHTDHYSSLDELISTLQRFAGGCDRVLANHDCPILQEHFQTTAWWSNQSAESVDFAALPLSLEGDRCVARFYEDGHPVGDFTLPMAGLHNLSNATGALAACRMEGLPFDQLVEGLAGLKAPGRRFDLRGTWKGRHIVDDYAHHPSEVKATLEMARLMVRSGRSPLPTAPQRLLAVFQPHRYSRTRQFLDGFAKALQNCDLLLLAPVYPAGEQPLQGISSNALADRVRKLKPDLEIAVADNLDQLTELVIQHSLENDLVLAMGAGDVNGLWSRLTS from the coding sequence TTGCCGCGCCTGTTCGATCGTCAGACACCAGTCCACTTCATCGGTGTCGGCGGAATTGGTATGTCGGCTTTGGCTCGGATTCTCGTCGACCGCGGTCACTCGGTCAGCGGCTCAGACCCGAGTGACAATGCGACAACACAACAACTGAAGACGCTCGGGGTGAAGGTCTTCCGTCAGCAGGACGCCACCTGCATTGATGCCCTCACGGGAGCAACAGCCACTGGCTCACCGGTGGTGGTGATCAGTACAGCCATCCCCGAGAGCAATCCGGAACTGCAACGGGCCCGACAGCAAGGGCTGGAGATTTGGCATCGCTCCGATCTCCTGGCGGCTCTGATCGAGCAGCAACCCTCCATTGCAGTCGCCGGCAGCCACGGCAAGACCACCACCAGCACCTTGATCACCACCTTGCTGCTGGAGGCCGACCAGGACCCAACCGCTGTGATTGGAGGCATCGTCCCCAGCCTCGGCAGCAATGGCCATTCCGGCCAGGGGAAGCTGCTTGTGGCCGAGGCGGATGAATCCGACGGGTCCCTGGTGAAGTTCTGCCCCAGCCTGGGGGTGATCACCAACCTGGAGCTGGATCACACCGATCACTACTCCAGCCTCGACGAGCTGATCTCCACCCTGCAACGCTTCGCAGGGGGTTGCGATCGCGTGCTGGCCAATCACGACTGCCCGATCCTGCAGGAACACTTCCAGACAACGGCATGGTGGTCCAACCAGAGCGCCGAATCCGTTGACTTCGCTGCCCTTCCCTTGAGCCTTGAAGGCGATCGCTGCGTCGCCCGTTTCTATGAAGACGGCCACCCCGTCGGCGACTTCACCCTGCCGATGGCCGGGCTACACAACCTGAGCAATGCAACAGGCGCCTTAGCCGCCTGCCGGATGGAAGGACTCCCCTTCGACCAATTGGTGGAGGGCCTCGCTGGCCTGAAGGCACCGGGCCGCCGATTTGATCTTCGGGGCACCTGGAAGGGTCGTCACATCGTTGATGACTACGCCCACCATCCCAGTGAGGTGAAGGCAACCCTGGAGATGGCACGCCTGATGGTGCGCAGTGGCCGCAGTCCACTCCCCACAGCACCACAACGGCTCCTGGCGGTGTTCCAGCCGCACCGCTACAGCCGCACCAGGCAGTTCCTCGATGGCTTCGCAAAAGCCTTGCAGAACTGTGATCTGCTGCTGCTGGCTCCCGTCTATCCCGCAGGCGAGCAACCGCTGCAGGGCATCAGCAGCAACGCCCTGGCGGATCGGGTGCGCAAGCTGAAACCGGATCTGGAGATCGCCGTCGCAGACAACCTCGATCAACTCACCGAGCTGGTGATTCAGCACAGCCTCGAGAACGATCTTGTTCTGGCCATGGGTGCTGGCGACGTGAATGGACTGTGGTCAAGGCTGACGTCATGA
- a CDS encoding serine protease inhibitor produces MTSSSLHRSRSGSIVLRAILTAALLAGAVVLAPEDPGVQASICQRHHSSDVCRVW; encoded by the coding sequence GTGACGTCGTCGTCTCTCCATCGCTCCCGCTCCGGATCCATCGTGCTCCGGGCCATCCTGACGGCTGCTCTGCTCGCCGGTGCTGTGGTGCTGGCGCCTGAAGACCCTGGTGTTCAGGCCTCCATCTGCCAGCGTCACCACTCCTCGGATGTCTGCCGGGTTTGGTGA
- a CDS encoding DEAD/DEAH box helicase produces the protein MRVVSPFDAVTQSQLRRIKPRGRWIGPGHGWDFPLAAAGALQQTLGRRFPVTAALQQWLDWCHHPLPPLPPHRTLVAAADLDEALQDGRRPLRHQRSGVRWLLARRGAVLADEMGLGKTLTALLAARALMRCAEVRLLVVAPVGLHPHWRRESEALGVELELVSWARLPDTLPPAGTLLVVDEAHYAQSLQAQRTAALLRLARHPRLRAIWMLTGTPMKNGRPSQLYPLLAAMDHPIARDQRQFEERYCQGHWREGRTGKRWQASGASQLEELRRLSRPLILHRRKQQVVDLPPKRRRLHPVTLSEAELTGFDHRVELVLDDYRRRARLGEVRRDAEHLALLTSMRQIAAEFKLPAAQQLVESLRRQGEAVVLFSGFVAPLHLLQHTLGGELLTGRQRPAERQESVDRFQQGQNDCLLATFGTGALGFTLHRARHVVLLERPWTPGDLDQAEDRCHRLGMGDGLTCHWLQLGAADQLVDGLLASKAERIEVLLGPRRLSLQRQSLSAMVRDCLQVL, from the coding sequence ATCCGGGTGGTCAGCCCGTTTGACGCGGTGACCCAGTCCCAGTTGCGTCGGATCAAGCCCAGGGGGCGTTGGATCGGCCCCGGCCATGGCTGGGATTTCCCCTTGGCCGCCGCCGGTGCGCTTCAGCAGACCCTCGGGCGTCGTTTTCCTGTCACCGCTGCTTTGCAGCAGTGGCTTGATTGGTGCCACCACCCCCTGCCACCGCTACCACCGCATCGGACCCTTGTGGCCGCAGCAGATCTCGACGAAGCTCTGCAGGATGGTCGCCGGCCTCTGCGCCATCAACGTTCCGGGGTCCGTTGGCTTCTGGCCCGTCGCGGCGCCGTTCTGGCCGATGAGATGGGGCTGGGGAAGACCCTCACAGCCCTCTTGGCGGCCCGTGCCCTGATGCGCTGCGCTGAGGTGCGGTTGCTGGTGGTGGCTCCCGTCGGTCTGCACCCTCACTGGCGCCGGGAATCAGAGGCCCTTGGCGTTGAGCTGGAGTTGGTCAGCTGGGCTCGCCTGCCCGACACCCTGCCGCCTGCGGGAACGCTTCTGGTGGTGGATGAAGCGCATTACGCCCAGTCGCTTCAGGCGCAGCGCACGGCTGCCTTGCTGCGTCTGGCCCGTCATCCCCGCCTGCGGGCGATCTGGATGCTCACGGGAACCCCAATGAAGAACGGTCGCCCGTCTCAGCTGTATCCCCTGCTTGCGGCCATGGACCATCCGATTGCGCGGGATCAACGCCAGTTCGAGGAGCGCTACTGCCAGGGGCACTGGCGGGAGGGTCGAACCGGCAAACGCTGGCAGGCTTCCGGAGCGAGTCAGTTGGAGGAGCTCCGGCGCTTGAGTCGACCGTTGATCCTGCATCGCCGCAAGCAGCAGGTGGTGGATCTACCCCCCAAGCGGCGACGTCTACACCCCGTGACGCTGTCGGAGGCTGAGCTCACAGGTTTTGACCATCGTGTCGAGCTGGTGCTGGATGACTACCGGCGTCGGGCCCGTCTCGGAGAGGTGCGACGGGATGCTGAGCACCTGGCTCTGCTCACCTCCATGCGTCAGATCGCTGCGGAATTCAAATTGCCGGCGGCCCAGCAGCTGGTGGAGTCACTGCGCCGGCAAGGCGAGGCGGTGGTGCTGTTCAGTGGCTTTGTGGCCCCATTGCACTTGTTGCAGCACACCCTCGGCGGCGAGTTGTTAACCGGTCGCCAGCGCCCAGCTGAACGTCAGGAGAGTGTGGATCGGTTTCAGCAGGGTCAGAACGATTGTCTGCTGGCCACCTTCGGCACTGGTGCCCTTGGCTTCACCCTGCACCGGGCCCGTCATGTGGTCTTGCTGGAACGCCCCTGGACGCCAGGTGACCTCGACCAAGCTGAAGATCGCTGTCATCGTCTGGGCATGGGGGATGGTCTGACCTGCCATTGGCTGCAGCTCGGCGCAGCGGATCAGCTGGTGGATGGTTTGTTGGCGAGCAAGGCGGAACGGATCGAGGTGTTGCTGGGCCCCCGGCGCTTGTCGCTGCAACGTCAGTCACTCTCCGCCATGGTGCGGGATTGTTTGCAGGTGCTCTGA
- the gap gene encoding type I glyceraldehyde-3-phosphate dehydrogenase, whose product MTLRVAINGFGRIGRNVLRGWISRGADTGLEIVGMNSTSDPATSAHLLTYDSILGRLDPSVDIKTTDSSMFVNGKEIKFFADRNPLNCPWKEWGVDLVIESTGVFNTDEKASMHIQAGAKKVILTAPGKGDRVGTFVVGVNDDQYRHEDWDILSNASCTTNCLAPIVKVLDQNFGLDWGLMTTIHSYTGDQRILDNSHRDLRRARAAALNMVPTTTGAAKAVALVYPEVKGKLTGFAMRVPTPNVSAVDLTFGPSRAASVDDIKAAIKSASENGMKGIIKYSDLPLVSTDYAGTNESTIFDADLTYAMGDKAVKILAWYDNEWGYSQRVVDLAEVVAKNWK is encoded by the coding sequence ATGACCCTGCGCGTTGCGATCAATGGATTCGGCCGGATCGGTCGCAATGTCCTGCGGGGATGGATCAGCCGTGGCGCTGACACCGGCCTGGAAATCGTGGGGATGAACTCCACCTCCGACCCCGCCACCAGCGCTCACCTGCTGACCTACGACTCCATCCTTGGACGTCTTGATCCCTCCGTAGACATCAAGACCACGGACAGCTCAATGTTCGTCAACGGTAAGGAGATCAAGTTCTTCGCCGACCGCAATCCCCTCAACTGCCCCTGGAAGGAGTGGGGCGTTGATCTGGTGATCGAGTCCACCGGTGTGTTCAACACTGACGAGAAGGCCAGCATGCACATCCAGGCTGGCGCCAAGAAGGTGATCCTCACCGCCCCTGGCAAGGGTGATCGCGTCGGCACCTTCGTTGTGGGCGTCAACGACGACCAGTACCGCCACGAAGACTGGGACATCCTCAGCAACGCCAGCTGCACCACCAACTGCCTGGCCCCGATCGTCAAGGTTCTGGATCAGAACTTCGGCCTTGACTGGGGTCTGATGACCACCATCCACAGCTACACCGGCGACCAGCGGATCCTGGACAACAGCCACCGCGACCTGCGCCGCGCCCGTGCTGCAGCTCTGAACATGGTTCCCACCACCACCGGTGCAGCCAAGGCCGTGGCTCTGGTTTACCCCGAGGTGAAGGGCAAGCTCACCGGCTTCGCCATGCGCGTTCCCACCCCGAACGTCTCCGCTGTTGACCTCACCTTCGGCCCCTCCCGCGCCGCCAGCGTCGACGACATCAAGGCCGCCATCAAGTCGGCTTCCGAGAACGGCATGAAGGGGATCATCAAGTACAGCGATCTGCCTCTGGTGTCTACCGACTACGCCGGCACCAACGAGTCCACCATCTTTGATGCCGACCTCACCTACGCCATGGGTGACAAGGCTGTGAAGATCCTGGCCTGGTACGACAACGAGTGGGGCTACAGCCAGCGTGTTGTTGACCTCGCCGAAGTGGTGGCCAAGAACTGGAAGTGA